One window from the genome of Cryptosporangium phraense encodes:
- a CDS encoding type II secretion system F family protein, giving the protein MTTFAGVGLPTSRANKTFDYQTVDATGRRSKGKVAAPNVNAAAQILRQQGVVPLSINEAGTGLQREISIPGLTGRTTLRDLAVFARQFATMTASGMSLLRSLAVLEEQTAKPALKRAIAEVRIDVEGGVALSAALERHPKVFPTLLCAMVRAGETGGFLDAALERIAGNFEKDDELRGKIKGALTYPVVVLLFAILMIAAVLIFIVPVFERMFHQLGGELPLPTQIIVNVSHTLVWSGPLLVGLIVVGTVLFRRELRRRPGLRLGFDKAKMRAPVFGNLFTKITISRFSRNLGTLLGAGVPVLQALNVVGATTGSAVIATAMTDLQNAVREGQPMSSRLAEHTVFPRMVAQMIEVGEESGQISQMLDKVADFYDREVDSTAESLTASIEPIMVLVMGVIVGGMIICLYLPMFTIYQNIQGAQ; this is encoded by the coding sequence ATGACCACTTTTGCGGGCGTCGGGCTGCCGACGTCGCGGGCCAACAAGACCTTCGACTACCAGACCGTCGACGCGACCGGCCGACGGTCGAAGGGCAAGGTCGCCGCCCCGAACGTCAACGCCGCGGCCCAGATCCTGCGCCAGCAGGGCGTCGTGCCGCTGTCGATCAACGAGGCCGGCACCGGGCTGCAGCGGGAGATCTCGATCCCGGGCCTGACCGGCCGCACGACGCTGCGCGACCTCGCGGTGTTCGCCCGCCAGTTCGCGACGATGACCGCGTCCGGCATGTCGCTGCTGCGCTCGCTGGCCGTGCTGGAGGAGCAGACCGCCAAGCCCGCGCTGAAACGGGCGATCGCCGAGGTCCGGATCGACGTCGAGGGCGGGGTCGCGCTCTCGGCCGCGCTCGAACGGCACCCCAAGGTCTTCCCGACCCTGCTCTGCGCGATGGTGCGGGCCGGCGAGACCGGCGGTTTCCTGGACGCCGCCCTGGAGCGCATCGCCGGCAACTTCGAGAAGGACGACGAGCTGCGCGGCAAGATCAAGGGCGCGCTGACGTACCCGGTCGTCGTGCTGCTGTTCGCGATCCTGATGATCGCCGCCGTCCTGATCTTCATCGTGCCGGTGTTCGAGCGGATGTTCCACCAGCTCGGCGGCGAGCTGCCGCTGCCGACCCAGATCATCGTGAACGTCAGCCACACGCTGGTGTGGTCGGGCCCGCTGCTGGTCGGCCTGATCGTCGTCGGGACCGTGCTGTTCCGGCGGGAGCTGCGACGGCGTCCCGGGCTGCGGCTCGGCTTCGACAAGGCCAAGATGCGGGCGCCGGTGTTCGGCAACCTCTTCACGAAGATCACGATCAGCCGCTTCTCCCGCAACCTCGGCACGCTGCTCGGCGCGGGCGTGCCGGTGCTGCAGGCGCTGAACGTCGTCGGCGCCACCACCGGCAGCGCGGTGATCGCCACCGCGATGACCGACCTGCAGAACGCGGTGCGGGAGGGCCAGCCGATGTCCAGCCGGCTGGCCGAGCACACGGTGTTCCCCCGGATGGTGGCCCAAATGATCGAGGTCGGCGAAGAAAGCGGTCAGATTAGTCAGATGTTGGATAAAGTCGCCGATTTCTACGATCGAGAGGTGGATAGCACGGCCGAATCACTGACCGCGTCCATCGAGCCGATCATGGTGCTGGTCATGGGCGTCATCGTCGGCGGAATGATCATCTGCCTCTATTTGCCGATGTTCACCATTTACCAAAACATCCAAGGCGCCCAGTAA
- a CDS encoding prepilin-type N-terminal cleavage/methylation domain-containing protein, whose translation MIASLRRTSTREVGRDDRGFTLIELLVVVVIIGVLIAIAVPLYSNYKKGAANTSASSDVRGAISAVEQFYTANGNQYPANVTGTKGTNVTLALSGGGGTTGTITVSAGNTIVFTNNSTSYVICGQNEDGQTIYTYNSATSKSVAKSSATSLATCASATS comes from the coding sequence ATGATCGCATCGCTGCGCCGTACTTCAACCCGCGAGGTCGGCCGGGACGACCGGGGATTCACGCTCATCGAGCTCCTCGTCGTCGTGGTCATCATCGGTGTTCTGATCGCGATCGCGGTTCCGCTCTACAGCAATTACAAGAAGGGCGCGGCCAATACGTCGGCGTCGTCCGACGTCCGTGGCGCGATCAGCGCGGTGGAGCAGTTCTACACCGCGAACGGGAACCAGTACCCGGCCAACGTCACCGGCACCAAGGGAACGAACGTGACGCTGGCGCTCAGTGGCGGCGGTGGGACGACCGGCACGATCACGGTCTCGGCCGGCAACACGATCGTGTTCACGAACAACTCGACCAGCTACGTGATCTGCGGCCAGAACGAGGACGGCCAGACGATCTACACGTACAACTCGGCCACCAGCAAGTCCGTGGCGAAGTCGAGCGCGACCAGTCTCGCGACCTGCGCGTCGGCGACGTCCTGA
- the pilM gene encoding type IV pilus assembly protein PilM, producing the protein MAPTTLIGLDIGSTSIRVVEAGHGKDGPTLINYTEVPLPPGAVQSGVVHDEKALTAAVRHARASAGLSSKRVVLGVTNMQAVVREMTVANLPAKDLRASLPFQVRDSLPLPVERSVLDFLPLENPGLNETVRGLLVAVPKEPILTAVRAVEAAGLTVLRVDLASLALLRAAARLDDQVEAIVDIGTQITTVIVHTDGVPLIVRTIPRGGAEVTTALASRLNVATPEAEALKCRIGLWSENGPEVAETVREAIRPLLNEIRGSFAYLTTAGQPKQVTRLVLAGGGGQLPGLPDTLSDQLDVTVDYADPMARLRRTRQSRHASVEALPLSATVSIGLTLGAA; encoded by the coding sequence ATGGCGCCCACCACGCTGATCGGCCTGGACATCGGCTCGACGTCGATCCGGGTCGTCGAGGCCGGGCACGGCAAGGACGGCCCGACGCTGATCAACTACACCGAGGTGCCGCTCCCGCCCGGGGCCGTGCAGAGCGGCGTCGTGCACGACGAGAAGGCGCTGACCGCGGCGGTGCGCCACGCCCGCGCGTCGGCCGGGCTGAGTTCGAAGCGCGTGGTGCTCGGGGTCACGAACATGCAGGCCGTGGTGCGCGAGATGACGGTGGCCAACCTGCCGGCGAAGGACCTGCGGGCCTCGCTGCCGTTCCAGGTCCGGGACTCGCTGCCGCTGCCGGTCGAGCGCTCGGTGCTCGACTTCCTGCCGCTGGAGAACCCCGGCCTCAACGAGACCGTGCGGGGCCTGCTGGTGGCGGTGCCCAAGGAGCCGATCCTCACCGCGGTGCGGGCGGTCGAAGCGGCCGGGCTCACCGTGCTGCGGGTCGACCTGGCCTCGCTCGCGCTGCTGCGGGCGGCCGCCCGGCTGGACGACCAGGTCGAGGCGATCGTCGACATCGGGACCCAGATCACGACCGTGATCGTGCACACCGACGGCGTCCCGCTGATCGTCCGGACGATCCCCCGCGGCGGCGCGGAGGTCACGACCGCGCTGGCCTCCCGGCTCAACGTGGCCACGCCGGAGGCCGAGGCGCTCAAGTGCCGGATCGGGCTCTGGTCGGAGAACGGGCCGGAGGTCGCCGAGACCGTCCGGGAGGCGATCCGGCCGCTGCTCAACGAGATCCGCGGCTCGTTCGCGTACCTGACCACGGCCGGACAGCCGAAACAGGTCACCCGGCTGGTGCTGGCCGGTGGCGGCGGCCAATTGCCCGGCCTGCCGGACACGCTCTCCGACCAGCTCGACGTCACGGTCGACTACGCCGACCCGATGGCCCGGCTCCGCCGGACCCGCCAGTCCCGGCACGCCAGCGTCGAGGCACTCCCGCTCTCGGCCACCGTCTCGATCGGCCTCACGCTGGGAGCGGCCTGA
- a CDS encoding PilN domain-containing protein yields MTTIMTPPIHDASRLYALGANLLPPEIEQQRQFVRIRLIVLASIGTVIVLLAAWFALAKWETSRQDSKLADAETEAIVLRQQQRQYSELITAQTQSTKIGNQLSTLLATDVTWSTLLTKLRAATPTGLDLTGITVTLTDPTTQGTTGGNSTATTASGLPSKDGKTPIGSLTITGSSTSKPAIATYADAVGKLPGVGNVMLSGVTAQDDGSDFTLRVDLSPSLLSHHYSTTKN; encoded by the coding sequence ATGACCACGATCATGACTCCCCCGATCCACGACGCCTCGCGGCTGTACGCGCTCGGGGCCAACCTGCTGCCGCCGGAGATCGAGCAGCAGCGCCAGTTCGTCCGGATCCGGCTGATCGTGCTGGCCTCGATCGGCACCGTGATCGTGCTGCTGGCCGCCTGGTTCGCGCTGGCCAAGTGGGAGACCTCCCGCCAGGACAGCAAGCTCGCCGACGCCGAGACCGAGGCGATCGTGCTCCGCCAGCAGCAGCGCCAGTACAGCGAGCTGATCACGGCCCAGACCCAGTCGACGAAGATCGGCAACCAGCTCTCGACGCTGCTGGCCACCGACGTCACCTGGTCGACGCTGCTGACCAAGCTGCGCGCGGCCACGCCCACCGGCCTGGACCTGACCGGAATCACGGTCACGCTCACCGACCCCACCACCCAGGGCACGACCGGCGGGAACAGCACCGCGACCACGGCGTCCGGGCTGCCGAGCAAGGACGGCAAGACCCCGATCGGCTCGCTGACGATCACCGGCTCGAGCACGTCGAAGCCCGCGATCGCCACCTACGCCGACGCGGTCGGGAAGCTCCCCGGCGTCGGGAACGTGATGCTCTCCGGCGTCACCGCGCAGGACGACGGGTCGGACTTCACGCTCCGGGTCGACCTGAGCCCGTCGCTGCTCAGCCACCACTACTCGACGACGAAGAACTGA
- a CDS encoding prepilin peptidase gives MILALAAVGGLVVGSFLNVVVHRVPRNQSLIRPASHCPACAAPIRFRHNVPVVSWVALGGRCADCRVRIPVRYPLVELATAALFVAITARFGVSWALPAYLYLAAIAVPLALIDLDVQRLPNKIVLPSYAIGAALLALTTDWTAAARAIAAMTVLYGGYWLMAVLYPGGMGFGDVKLAGLLGLFLGWLGWSSVWIGTFTGFLLGGTVGIALLVTRRATGKTAIPFGPAMLAGGLLAVFAAAPLANWYFSVLYPAG, from the coding sequence ATGATCCTGGCTCTGGCCGCGGTCGGTGGCCTGGTCGTCGGCTCGTTCCTCAACGTCGTCGTCCACCGGGTGCCCCGGAACCAGTCGCTGATCAGGCCGGCGTCGCACTGCCCGGCCTGCGCGGCCCCGATCCGCTTCCGGCACAACGTGCCGGTGGTGAGCTGGGTCGCGCTGGGCGGGCGGTGCGCGGACTGCCGGGTGCGGATCCCGGTCCGCTACCCGCTGGTGGAGCTCGCGACCGCGGCCCTGTTCGTCGCGATCACGGCCCGGTTCGGGGTCAGCTGGGCGCTGCCGGCGTACCTGTACCTGGCGGCGATCGCGGTGCCGCTGGCCCTGATCGACCTGGACGTCCAGCGGCTGCCGAACAAGATCGTGCTCCCGTCGTACGCGATCGGAGCCGCGCTGCTCGCGCTGACCACCGACTGGACCGCGGCGGCCCGCGCGATCGCCGCGATGACCGTGCTCTACGGCGGCTACTGGCTGATGGCGGTGCTCTACCCGGGCGGCATGGGGTTCGGCGACGTCAAGCTGGCCGGCCTGCTGGGTCTGTTCCTGGGCTGGCTGGGCTGGAGCTCGGTCTGGATCGGGACGTTCACCGGGTTCCTGCTCGGCGGGACGGTCGGGATCGCGCTGCTGGTCACCCGGCGGGCGACGGGCAAGACCGCGATCCCGTTCGGGCCGGCGATGCTGGCCGGTGGGCTGCTCGCGGTGTTCGCCGCCGCACCGCTGGCGAACTGGTACTTCTCCGTCCTCTATCCGGCCGGTTGA